The Euzebya rosea genomic interval GCTGTGGCCCTGGACCCGGGCCCTGTCCTCGAAGGTGGTCAGGCAGGGCTCCGGTCCGGTGTGGGACGAGCTGTGGGCACGGCGGGACGAGTGGTGGGACGGCTGGCCCGAGCGGCCTGCCACTCGCGACGCGGCCGAGGCCCTACCCGTCGGCTGACGACGGCCGCGCCTCGACGAGCGTCCGGCCCGGGGCACCGTTCCATCCCTCCTGCAGCTCCGCAGCGTTGCCGCGGACGAGCAGTGACACCATTCGTCGGGCCCGATACAGCCGGATCCAGGTGGTCCCGAGCACGGCCATCCACCGGCTCCTCGGTCCCTCGACCCTGTCCGACACGAGAATCCCGAGGACCTCGACCGGCGGTGAGGCGGCGACGGCGACCGCGCGCAGGAGGAACCACGACCGGGCTCGACGGTCGGCGCCGAGCTCGGCGGCGTCGTGGGACAGCAGCCGGTCCCACTTGCACCGCAGCGCCGTGCGATCGGGTCGAGCCGCGGTGGTGATGCGCATGTCGTCCACGTAGGCGATCCGCAGGCCCAGCGCGGTCGCACGGCGCCCCCAGTCCCGGTCCTCGGCGATGTCGCGGCCACCGAACGGTCCCACCCGACGGAATGCGTCCCGCCGGACGGCCATGTTGAGGGTTGCCGTGTAGCCGTCGCGTTCGACGTAGAGGCGCATCCGGTAGCCGAACACCAGCTCGTGCGCCTCGACCATGGACGGTCGCCCCGGGCGTCGTGGCACGACCGTCACCTGTCCGCCGATCACGTCGACCTCCGGAGCGGCGGCGAACCGATCCACGATCGTCCGCAGCCAGCGCTGGTCCGCTCGGCAGTCGGCGTCGATGAACGCCAGGATCGAGCCCGCAGCCACGGCCGCCCCGTGGTTGCGGGCTCGCCCCGGCCCGGGTTCCGCCTCGCACAGCAGCACCGTCCCGGGCACCTCGGCACACACCTGTTCGGGCAGCTCCACCGATCCGTTGTCGACGACGATCACCTCGTGCGGCGGGGCGTCCACCTGCCTCGCGAGGGAGGCAAGGCAGGCCCGGAGGCCATCGGCATCGTTCAGGTGCGGGACGATCACCGAGACGAGCGGACCGGCGTCGGTCATGCCACCACCATCGGCGCGCGAACGCCCACGGTGCGGAGCATGTCGCTGATCTCGTCGGAGTAGACGGCGTTCATGACGACCACCAGGGAGACCGTCAGGTCCCGCAGCTCGTGGGGACCGACGACCTGCTGGGCGGTCACCGGGAGGTACCGGCCGCGCTTGCGGGAGCTGACGTCCACCACGATGGCCGCGTCGGCCCCCGGCACGAGGTTGCAGAACGTGACGCCCTTCGACCCCGCACCCCACACGACGACATCGCCGTCCCGCGACGCCCGCAGGATCTCCTCCCCCAGCTCGGCGATCCGTGCGGCGAACCGCCGGCCGAACCCGGCGCACGACTCGATGAGCTCCTGTCGACTGGGCGGCGCTGGCGCCGCACGCGGCGACCGGTCGGTCCACGCCTCGATCCAGGCGAACTGGCCCCCGAAGGTCGTCCCGGTCCGGATGGGCTCGTAGCCCGCCGCGGCGAGCGTTCGTGCCAGCGTGCCCTCGTCGAAGTACAGCGGATGTTCGTAGATGACGTCCCAGACGGCGTCGCGTCGGATCATGTGCGCGGCATCCGGCACCTCGACGTAGATCGGCAGCCGGCCGCTCCGGGGCACGACCGCCTCCCGGACCTCCCGCAGGAACGCCACCGGGTCGGGGACGTGCTCGAGCACGTGCCGGCACACCACGAGGTCGGCGGCCAGCGGGTCGTCGCTGCGCTCCACCCGGACGTCGGTCAGCGACGAACCCGACCGGTCGTCGTCCTCCCGGTGCGAGGGATCCCAGC includes:
- a CDS encoding glycosyltransferase produces the protein MTDAGPLVSVIVPHLNDADGLRACLASLARQVDAPPHEVIVVDNGSVELPEQVCAEVPGTVLLCEAEPGPGRARNHGAAVAAGSILAFIDADCRADQRWLRTIVDRFAAAPEVDVIGGQVTVVPRRPGRPSMVEAHELVFGYRMRLYVERDGYTATLNMAVRRDAFRRVGPFGGRDIAEDRDWGRRATALGLRIAYVDDMRITTAARPDRTALRCKWDRLLSHDAAELGADRRARSWFLLRAVAVAASPPVEVLGILVSDRVEGPRSRWMAVLGTTWIRLYRARRMVSLLVRGNAAELQEGWNGAPGRTLVEARPSSADG
- a CDS encoding class I SAM-dependent methyltransferase, whose translation is MATLRTTPAPAEIVLDLDDSCPGCGDDATIQFLGLADVPVFNNVLFADPGDARSAATGDVRLVACTRCGLIANTAFVPSAVAYGPDYENSLHGSATFSSWAEALAQRLADRYLSEGGTVVEVGAGSGEFLALVCEASGCTGTGWDPSHREDDDRSGSSLTDVRVERSDDPLAADLVVCRHVLEHVPDPVAFLREVREAVVPRSGRLPIYVEVPDAAHMIRRDAVWDVIYEHPLYFDEGTLARTLAAAGYEPIRTGTTFGGQFAWIEAWTDRSPRAAPAPPSRQELIESCAGFGRRFAARIAELGEEILRASRDGDVVVWGAGSKGVTFCNLVPGADAAIVVDVSSRKRGRYLPVTAQQVVGPHELRDLTVSLVVVMNAVYSDEISDMLRTVGVRAPMVVA